One genomic window of Cydia strobilella chromosome 11, ilCydStro3.1, whole genome shotgun sequence includes the following:
- the LOC134745694 gene encoding uncharacterized protein LOC134745694, with protein sequence MSSSLTKPTRNSLVQKLTGTTWGASASCLRTTALALVYSTTEYCAPVWTNSVHTSAIDTQLNQTLRLITGCLKPTPTHWLPALSNIAPAHLRREKCLQRELAKAHCSPELPIHQDLEGFGRKRLKSRNPPALLMGDSLTTRTLEEAWTAEWEALRDQANPFSALPLRVPPAGFEEPRRVWSALNRLRTGVGNCGHHWYKWGWSSSSACSCGHPDQTINHIILECPLTKYTGDVDDFKILSDEAVAYLGRAKF encoded by the exons ATGTCTTCCAGTCTTACGAAGCCT ACCAGGAATAGTCTAGTGCAAAAATTAACAGGAACAACTTGGGGAGCCTCTGCCTCCTGTCTCCGAACCACAGCGCTGGCCCTGGTTTACTCGACGACCGAGTACTGCGCTCCAGTCTGGACGAATAGTGTTCATACCTCAGCCATCGACACGCAGCTTAACCAGACTCTACGTTTAATAACGGGATGCCTTAAGCCAACACCCACCCACTGGCTTCCCGCTCTTAGCAACATAGCCCCTGCGCACCTGCGAAGAGAAAAATGCCTCCAACGCGAACTAGCGAAAGCGCACTGTAGTCCTGAGCTACCAATCCACCAAGACCTCGAGGGCTTCGGAAGAAAACGTCTTAAATCCCGAAACCCCCCTGCATTACTGATGGGAGATTCCCTGACCACCCGTACCCTGGAGGAGGCATGGACCGCAGAATGGGAAGCCCTCAGAGACCAAGCCAACCCCTTCTCTGCTCTACCCCTGCGAGTACCCCCAGCAGGCTTTGAGGAACCCCGTCGGGTGTGGTCCGCTCTTAACCGCCTAAGAACAGGAGTTGGCAACTGCGGCCACCACTGGTACAAATGGGGCTGGAGCTCCTCTTCTGCGTGTAGCTGCGGGCACCCGGATCAGACCATCAACCACATCATTCTGGAATGCCCTCTTACTAAATACACAGGCGATGTGGACGATTTTAAGATCCTGTCAGATGAAGCAGTCGCGTACCTGGGAAGGGCAAAATTCTAA